One Peromyscus leucopus breed LL Stock chromosome 2, UCI_PerLeu_2.1, whole genome shotgun sequence DNA window includes the following coding sequences:
- the Tmem201 gene encoding transmembrane protein 201 isoform X1, with translation MEGVSALLASYPTAGLAGGLGITACAAAGVLLYRIARRVKPTHTVVNCWFCSQDTLVPYGNRNCWDCPHCEQYNGFQENGDYNKPIPAQYLEHLNHVVSSVPSPRDPAQPQQWVSSQVLLCRRCSHHQTTKIKQLAAFTPREEGRYDEEIEVYRHHLEQMYKLCRPCQAAVEYYIKHQNRQLRALLLSHQFRRREVDQAHGQSFSSSAMKAPFQVILLRALAFLACAFLLSTTLYGPSEPFAPGAALPPALPPGGNSSAAAPDNTTTQAEGWQQLLGLLPEHTTEKLHEAWAFGQSHQTSIVAVGLLTCLLAMLLAGRVRLRRIDAFSTGLWALLLGLHLAEQYLQAASPSWLDTLKLSATSLCCLVGFTAAVATRKATGPRRPRPRRYFSGDSASLFPSSPSLAMPCPSITSSPASLFIPTPPGFLPLTKQQLFRSRRASPSSLPGRLSRALSLGTIPSLTRTDSGYLFSGSRPPSRVSPPGEVSLSDYFSLLSGGFPSSALPSPAPSVASSMASSSGSLRHRRPLISPARLNLKGQRLLLFSTPGEAPSTPSSSEEHSPPNGSFLVEPSQPAQRTHVRDTKHSMDMRSMLVRGSACSSHSIKKEDDSSQSSTCVVDTTTKGCSEETAPWKARVGPSLLRGLLAVSLAINALFTSAYLYQSLR, from the exons ATGGAGGGAGTGAGCGCGCTGCTGGCCAGCTACCCCACCGCCGGCCTGGCGGGGGGCCTGGGGATCacggcgtgcgccgccgccggcGTGCTGCTCTACCGGATCGCGCGGAG GGTGAAGCCAACGCATACGGTGGTCAACTGCTGGTTCTGCAGCCAGGACACGCTGGTGCCCTATGGGAACCGGAACTGCTGGGACTGTCCCCACTGCGAGCAGTACAACGGCTTCCAAGAG aacGGAGACTACAACAAGCCGATCCCAGCACAGTACCTGGAACACCTGAACCATGTGGTGAGCAGCGTGCCCAGTCCCCGCGACCCTGCCCAGCCGCAGCAGTGGGTGAGCAGCCAGGTCCTGCTCTGCCGGAGGTGCAGTCATCACCAGACCACCAAGATCAAGCAGCTGGCCGCCTTCACACCCCGTGAGGAG GGCCGGTATGATGAGGAGATTGAGGTGTACCGCCACCACCTGGAGCAGATGTACAAGCTGTGCCGCCCCTGCCAGGCCGCTGTGGAGTACTACATCAAACACCAGAACCGCCAGCTGCGTGCCCTGCTGCTCAGCCACCAGTTCCGGCGTCGGGAGGTTGACCAGGCCCATGGACAG agcTTCAGTTCGTCGGCAATGAAGGCCCCCTTCCAGGTCATCCTGCTCCGTGCCCTGGCCTTCCTGGCCTGTGCCTTCTTACTGTCCACTACACTGTACGGCCCCAGCGAGCCCTTCGCCCCAGGGGCTGCCCTGCCCCCGGCCCTCCCTCCTGGGGGCAACAGCTCTGCTGCTGCCCCAGACAACACCACTACTCAGGCCgagggctggcagcagctgctggGCCTGTTGCCGGAGCACACCACAGAGAAGCTGCACGAGGCCTGGGCCTTTGGACAGAGCCACCAGACGAGCATCGTGGCGGTGGGTCTGCTCACCTGCCTGCTGGCCATGCTGCTGGCTGGCCGCGTCAG ACTCCGACGGATCGACGCCTTCTCCACGGGTCTCTGGGCCCTGCTGCTGGGGCTGCACCTGGCGGAGCAGTACCTGCAGGCCGCGTCGCCCAGCTGGCTGGACACACTCAAGCTGAGCGCCACGTCCCTGTGCTGCCTGGTGGGCTTCACCGCAGCCGTGGCTACAAGGAAAGCGACGGGCCCGCGGAGGCCCCGGCCccgaag GTACTTCTCAGGAGACTCTGCCAGCCTTTtcccctccagccccagcctggccATGCCCTGTCCAAGCATCACCTCCTCGCCAGCATCCCTGTTCATCCCCACCCCGCCCGGCTTCCTACCTCTCACCAAGCAGCAGCTGTTCCGATCTCGTCGGGCTTCACCCTCCTCACTGCCGGGCCGCCTCAGCCGGGCCCTCTCACTGGGAACCATACCTTCTCTGACCAGGACAG ACTCAGGATACCTGTTCAGCGGGAGCCGCCCACCATCTCGGGTGTCTCCACCTGGGGAGGTTTCTCTTtcag ACTACTTCTCTCTGCTGTCAGGCGGCTTCCCCTCCTCCGCCCTCCCCTCCCCGGCACCCTCCGTGGCCAGCTCCATGGCCTCCAGCTCCGGCTCCCTGCGCCACCGCCGGCCCCTCATCAGCCCTGCCCGGCTCAACCTGAAAGGGCAGAGACTGCTGCTCTTCTCAACCCCCGGGGAAGCGCCCAGTACCCCCAGCAGCTCGGAAGAGCACTCACCGCCCAATGGCAGCTTCTTGGTTGAGCCTTCACAGCCCGCCCAGAGGACTCACGTGCGGGACACGAAGCACAGCATGG ACATGAGATCGATGCTGGTGAGAGGCAGCGCCTGCAGCAGCCACTCCATCAAGAAAGAGGACgactcctcccagtcctccacGTGCGTGGTGGACACCACCACCAAAGGGTGCTCGGAGGAGACAGCTCCCTGGAAAG CTCGTGTTGGTCCCTCTCTGCTCCGGGGCCTCCTGGCCGTGAGCTTGGCCATCAATGCACTCTTCACCTCAGCCTACCTGTACCAGAGCCTGCGCTGA
- the Tmem201 gene encoding transmembrane protein 201 isoform X2, translating to MEGVSALLASYPTAGLAGGLGITACAAAGVLLYRIARRVKPTHTVVNCWFCSQDTLVPYGNRNCWDCPHCEQYNGFQENGDYNKPIPAQYLEHLNHVVSSVPSPRDPAQPQQWVSSQVLLCRRCSHHQTTKIKQLAAFTPREEGRYDEEIEVYRHHLEQMYKLCRPCQAAVEYYIKHQNRQLRALLLSHQFRRREVDQAHGQSFSSSAMKAPFQVILLRALAFLACAFLLSTTLYGPSEPFAPGAALPPALPPGGNSSAAAPDNTTTQAEGWQQLLGLLPEHTTEKLHEAWAFGQSHQTSIVAVGLLTCLLAMLLAGRVRLRRIDAFSTGLWALLLGLHLAEQYLQAASPSWLDTLKLSATSLCCLVGFTAAVATRKATGPRRPRPRRYFSGDSASLFPSSPSLAMPCPSITSSPASLFIPTPPGFLPLTKQQLFRSRRASPSSLPGRLSRALSLGTIPSLTRTEAGLGHVARLPLNPSTTWSEPQDSLKVLPPLRAGCEPGCHAPECRLLLTLTDTRTLQETAFELSRGLEVGVGRDGNVLSVEAWVTL from the exons ATGGAGGGAGTGAGCGCGCTGCTGGCCAGCTACCCCACCGCCGGCCTGGCGGGGGGCCTGGGGATCacggcgtgcgccgccgccggcGTGCTGCTCTACCGGATCGCGCGGAG GGTGAAGCCAACGCATACGGTGGTCAACTGCTGGTTCTGCAGCCAGGACACGCTGGTGCCCTATGGGAACCGGAACTGCTGGGACTGTCCCCACTGCGAGCAGTACAACGGCTTCCAAGAG aacGGAGACTACAACAAGCCGATCCCAGCACAGTACCTGGAACACCTGAACCATGTGGTGAGCAGCGTGCCCAGTCCCCGCGACCCTGCCCAGCCGCAGCAGTGGGTGAGCAGCCAGGTCCTGCTCTGCCGGAGGTGCAGTCATCACCAGACCACCAAGATCAAGCAGCTGGCCGCCTTCACACCCCGTGAGGAG GGCCGGTATGATGAGGAGATTGAGGTGTACCGCCACCACCTGGAGCAGATGTACAAGCTGTGCCGCCCCTGCCAGGCCGCTGTGGAGTACTACATCAAACACCAGAACCGCCAGCTGCGTGCCCTGCTGCTCAGCCACCAGTTCCGGCGTCGGGAGGTTGACCAGGCCCATGGACAG agcTTCAGTTCGTCGGCAATGAAGGCCCCCTTCCAGGTCATCCTGCTCCGTGCCCTGGCCTTCCTGGCCTGTGCCTTCTTACTGTCCACTACACTGTACGGCCCCAGCGAGCCCTTCGCCCCAGGGGCTGCCCTGCCCCCGGCCCTCCCTCCTGGGGGCAACAGCTCTGCTGCTGCCCCAGACAACACCACTACTCAGGCCgagggctggcagcagctgctggGCCTGTTGCCGGAGCACACCACAGAGAAGCTGCACGAGGCCTGGGCCTTTGGACAGAGCCACCAGACGAGCATCGTGGCGGTGGGTCTGCTCACCTGCCTGCTGGCCATGCTGCTGGCTGGCCGCGTCAG ACTCCGACGGATCGACGCCTTCTCCACGGGTCTCTGGGCCCTGCTGCTGGGGCTGCACCTGGCGGAGCAGTACCTGCAGGCCGCGTCGCCCAGCTGGCTGGACACACTCAAGCTGAGCGCCACGTCCCTGTGCTGCCTGGTGGGCTTCACCGCAGCCGTGGCTACAAGGAAAGCGACGGGCCCGCGGAGGCCCCGGCCccgaag GTACTTCTCAGGAGACTCTGCCAGCCTTTtcccctccagccccagcctggccATGCCCTGTCCAAGCATCACCTCCTCGCCAGCATCCCTGTTCATCCCCACCCCGCCCGGCTTCCTACCTCTCACCAAGCAGCAGCTGTTCCGATCTCGTCGGGCTTCACCCTCCTCACTGCCGGGCCGCCTCAGCCGGGCCCTCTCACTGGGAACCATACCTTCTCTGACCAGGACAG AAGCTGGGCTTGGTCATGTAGCCAGGCTCCCACTTAATCCCTCAACAACTTGGTCAGAACCCCAGGACTCGCTCAAGGTCCTCCCACCATTGAGAGCTGGCTGTGAGCCTGGCTGCCACGCCCCTGAATGCAGGCTGCTTCTCACCCTGACAGACACCCGGACACTGCAGGAGACAGCGTTTGAGCTAAGCAGGGGCCTTGAAGTAGGGGTGGGTAGAGACGGGAATGTCCTTAGTGTGGAGGCGTGGGTGACCCTGTGA